One genomic segment of Bacteroidota bacterium includes these proteins:
- a CDS encoding hypoxanthine phosphoribosyltransferase, which translates to METIQVKDKKFGIFIPYARIQEVIDSMAVRLNRDLAEKNPLFVVVLNGAFVFAADIYRRLEFDSEISFVKLASYRGTQTTGVVRELIGLDNDLQGRTVVILEDIIDSGYTMAYALKKFREMGATEVLIAALLFKPDAFKENYKIDYLGMEIPNDFIVGFGLDYDGHGRHYRDIYKVK; encoded by the coding sequence ATGGAAACAATCCAGGTAAAAGACAAAAAGTTTGGGATTTTCATCCCTTATGCTCGTATTCAGGAAGTGATTGACAGTATGGCTGTTCGGCTCAATCGCGACCTTGCCGAGAAAAACCCTTTGTTTGTTGTGGTTTTGAACGGTGCCTTTGTTTTTGCGGCCGATATTTACCGCCGGTTGGAATTCGACAGCGAAATATCGTTTGTTAAGCTTGCATCATACAGAGGAACGCAAACCACGGGAGTTGTGAGGGAATTGATCGGTCTCGACAATGATCTGCAGGGCAGGACGGTGGTCATCCTGGAGGATATTATCGACAGTGGATACACCATGGCATATGCTTTAAAGAAGTTCAGGGAAATGGGAGCAACGGAGGTGTTAATCGCGGCTCTTTTGTTCAAGCCGGATGCCTTTAAAGAAAATTATAAAATCGATTATTTGGGGATGGAGATCCCAAACGATTTCATTGTAGGTTTTGGGTTGGATTACGACGGACATGGAAGGCATTACAGGGATATTTACAAGGTAAAATAA
- the obgE gene encoding GTPase ObgE, with translation MAGNPNFVDYVKINCRSGRGGAGSAHFRREKFVPKGGPDGGDGGRGGHVIMQGNAQLWTLLHLKYTRHIRAGNGENGGAQTSTGAGGADAIIQVPLGTLARNADTGEVIGEITSDGESLILLEGGRGGLGNDHFKTATNQSPRYAQPGETGKEEWIILELKLLADVGLVGFPNAGKSTLLSVVSAARPEIADYPFTTIRPNLGIVSYRDGRSFVMADIPGIIEGAHEGKGLGLQFLRHIERNSLLLFMIPADSNDINQEFKILKNELKEYNPDLLDKKIILAITKSDLLDEELKTEIRNDLPDIPWVFISAVTETGLQKLKDLIWEELNG, from the coding sequence ATGGCAGGAAACCCTAATTTCGTAGATTATGTAAAGATCAACTGCCGTTCCGGCAGGGGAGGGGCAGGGTCGGCGCATTTCCGCAGGGAGAAGTTTGTCCCCAAAGGTGGTCCTGACGGTGGTGATGGCGGTCGCGGCGGTCATGTGATCATGCAGGGCAATGCCCAGCTATGGACATTGTTGCACCTGAAATACACAAGGCATATCAGGGCCGGGAACGGTGAAAACGGGGGGGCACAGACCTCGACAGGTGCTGGTGGCGCTGATGCCATCATACAGGTTCCCCTTGGCACCCTTGCACGGAATGCAGATACCGGTGAAGTTATCGGGGAAATCACTTCAGACGGAGAATCTCTTATCCTGCTGGAAGGAGGACGTGGCGGTCTGGGCAACGACCACTTCAAGACCGCTACCAACCAATCGCCCCGTTATGCCCAACCCGGAGAAACGGGAAAGGAAGAATGGATCATCCTGGAGCTTAAGCTGCTGGCTGATGTCGGACTCGTAGGGTTTCCCAATGCAGGCAAATCCACGCTGCTGTCTGTTGTTTCGGCAGCCCGCCCCGAGATCGCCGATTACCCCTTTACCACCATCAGGCCCAACCTGGGAATCGTATCATACCGCGACGGCCGCTCGTTTGTGATGGCCGATATCCCGGGAATCATCGAAGGAGCCCATGAAGGAAAGGGGCTTGGACTACAGTTCCTCCGCCATATCGAGAGAAATTCCCTGTTGCTGTTCATGATCCCGGCCGACAGCAATGATATCAACCAGGAATTCAAAATCCTGAAAAATGAACTGAAGGAATATAACCCCGATCTGTTGGATAAAAAGATCATCCTGGCCATCACCAAATCCGACCTCCTGGATGAAGAATTGAAAACGGAGATCCGGAATGACTTACCGGATATTCCCTGGGTATTCATTTCCGCGGTCACCGAAACAGGGTTGCAGAAGCTGAAAGATCTGATATGGGAGGAATTGAATGGTTGA
- a CDS encoding phosphatase PAP2 family protein: MIEWLISIDKDLLLLLNRCHTGFGDWLMFWLSNKYTWIPLYVVLIMLLIQTYKWKGLWIILFAIAAITVSDQSCTHLFKNVFERLRPCHDPEIMDMVLLVNGKCGGKYGFISSHASNTFALAVFLTGWFRNRFRYFAWFIFPWAALVSYSRIYLGVHFPGDVIAGALFGSLTGWFFLWLSGKIVNRNNVYRV; encoded by the coding sequence ATGATTGAATGGCTCATAAGCATTGATAAGGATTTGCTCCTCCTGCTGAACCGGTGCCATACCGGATTCGGCGATTGGCTGATGTTCTGGCTGAGCAACAAGTACACCTGGATCCCTTTGTATGTGGTATTGATCATGCTCTTAATCCAGACGTATAAGTGGAAAGGTCTTTGGATTATTTTATTCGCTATTGCTGCTATTACCGTTAGTGATCAATCCTGTACTCATTTGTTCAAAAATGTTTTCGAAAGGTTACGGCCATGCCACGATCCGGAGATTATGGATATGGTGCTTCTGGTGAATGGCAAATGTGGAGGTAAATACGGCTTTATTTCATCGCATGCATCCAACACATTTGCACTGGCAGTGTTTCTAACCGGATGGTTCAGGAACAGGTTTCGTTATTTTGCATGGTTCATCTTCCCCTGGGCAGCCCTGGTATCATACAGCCGGATATACCTTGGAGTGCATTTTCCCGGTGATGTGATCGCAGGAGCCTTGTTTGGCTCGCTGACCGGCTGGTTTTTCTTATGGCTATCCGGGAAAATTGTAAATAGAAATAATGTGTATCGGGTATGA
- a CDS encoding DUF4197 domain-containing protein: protein MKKIILLIFLSALILSSCEETEEILQNTGLSNEEIVLGLKQALTVATDTSVSIVSKVDGYYMDPVIKILLPPEADIIVENINNPLLSGLGLDLLVEDVILKINRAAEEAAKDAVPIFLDAITGMTITDAYNILHGNDTAATHYLRESTYLALFGLYEPVLQASLDKPIIGNVSAQSTWNTLTDEYNAIANTMIGQLAGLQPVNTDLGEYVTHKGLDGLFVKIADEEAEIRHNLSDRVTDLLRRVFGSLGK, encoded by the coding sequence ATGAAAAAGATAATCCTGCTTATCTTCCTCAGCGCATTAATATTGTCATCCTGCGAAGAAACCGAAGAAATACTGCAGAATACAGGGCTTTCCAATGAGGAGATTGTTCTGGGGCTAAAGCAAGCCCTGACGGTAGCAACCGATACTTCAGTGTCGATTGTTTCGAAGGTTGACGGGTATTATATGGATCCTGTCATAAAAATATTGCTTCCTCCGGAAGCGGATATTATTGTCGAAAATATTAATAATCCTTTGTTATCGGGTTTGGGACTGGATCTTCTGGTTGAGGATGTCATCCTGAAGATAAACCGTGCAGCAGAAGAGGCGGCTAAAGATGCCGTGCCCATATTCCTGGATGCCATCACAGGGATGACCATCACGGATGCTTATAATATCCTGCATGGAAATGACACGGCGGCAACACACTATCTTCGTGAGAGCACGTATTTAGCTTTGTTTGGTTTGTATGAACCTGTATTGCAGGCTTCGCTGGATAAACCTATTATCGGGAATGTATCTGCCCAGTCAACCTGGAATACACTTACAGATGAATATAATGCCATTGCCAATACAATGATTGGGCAACTGGCCGGACTGCAGCCGGTGAATACTGATTTGGGGGAATACGTCACACACAAGGGTCTCGATGGCTTATTCGTAAAAATAGCCGATGAAGAGGCTGAAATAAGACACAATCTTTCCGACAGGGTTACGGATTTACTTCGCAGGGTTTTCGGCTCTTTGGGGAAATAA